From Phaenicophaeus curvirostris isolate KB17595 unplaced genomic scaffold, BPBGC_Pcur_1.0 scaffold_69, whole genome shotgun sequence, one genomic window encodes:
- the LOC138734274 gene encoding glucose-6-phosphate exchanger SLC37A2-like, whose translation LSKEKDPEAVTSHEGPLKVSGQSSGDHSNSPKEPAEEPEAISFLGALRIPGVVEFSLCLLFAKVVSYTFLYWLPLYIVNVAHFGAKEAGYLSTHFDVGGILGGIFAGLVSDYTGGRATTCCVMLVIAAPMATACRAHLPHRLE comes from the exons CTCTCCAAAGAGAAGGACCCTGAAGCAGTCACCTCCCACGAGGGGCCACTGAAAGTCTCAGGCCAAAGCAGCGGGGATCACTCCAACAGCCCCAAGGAACCAGCCGAGGAGCCTGAAGCCATCAGCTTCCTCGGGGCGCTCCGGATACCT GGTGTGGTGGAGTTCTCCCTTTGCCTGCTCTTCGCCAAGGTGGTGAGCTACACCTTCCTCTACTGGCTGCCCCTCTACATCGTGAATGTCG CTCATTTTGGGGCCAAGGAAGCTGGGTACTTGTCGACTCATTTTGACGTAGGGGGCATTTTAG GTGGGATCTTTGCCGGCCTCGTCTCTGACTACACCGGCGGCAGAGCCACCACATGCTGTGTGATGCTGGTCATCGCCGCTCCCATGGCCACTGCTTGCAGGGCTCATCTCCCCCACCGGCTGGAATAA
- the LOC138734270 gene encoding transmembrane protein 218-like, whose amino-acid sequence MAGGAAGPALGPGVLALQLLWALALLLALSLFRAAGRARSVAAGAALGASAVTAALLLWPRGQEGPVPSGAREIVDTFLIGRFVLLAVMSLVFLGSLFLLLIYYLMEPVYAKPLHSR is encoded by the exons AtggcgggcggcgcggcggggccggcgctgGGCCCGGGGGTGCTGgcgctgcagctgctgtgggcGCTGGCGCTGCTGCTGGCGCTGTCGCTGTTCCGGGCGGCCGGGCGGGCGCG GTCGgtggcggcgggggcggcgctggGGGCCTCGGCGGTGACGGCCGCGCTGCTGCTCTGGCCCCGTGGGCAGGAGGGGCCCGTGCCGAGCGGAGCTCGGGAG ATCGTGGACACTTTCTTGATTGGCCGCTTCGTTCTCCTGGCCGTGATGAGCCTGGTCTTTCTTGGGTCCCTGTTCCTGCTCCTCATTTACTACCTCATGGAGCCAGTCTATGCCAAACCGCTGCACAGCAGgtag